The following nucleotide sequence is from Emys orbicularis isolate rEmyOrb1 chromosome 21, rEmyOrb1.hap1, whole genome shotgun sequence.
TGCTGGGGGGAGGCGTGGCTGGAGCAGAGAGCTCAgggtcggggtggggggcagggtgagctCATAGGCGCACGcagacatacacacatacacatacatgtactctgcttccttccccagacggGAAGACGAGCTCTATGCAGCTGGAGAGCGTGTATCTTCCCCCCATTCCGCTCGCACGCGGGTGCTCTGTAACTGAGAtccccatagggtgaccagatgtccctattttatagggacagtcccgatattggaGCTTTTTCTTccataggcgcctattaccccccaccccgtgtcccgatttttcacacttgctgtctggtcaccctagatccccATCAATGCCTCACATAGGAGCCACTCAGCGCGGATGATTCTGTCACTACTGACCAGGAGCCgtcctggagccagcacctgGAGGGGAAGGGCCCCGTATCCCATTGCCCGCccgcctgagccagccagtccccaccgccctggggctggatcagagctggcgCCCCCTATAGACGAGGGAGCTGGGAGCGTGCGAGGGGCAGGCGCGGCCCTGGGGCTCGGGGAGTCGTGTCCCGATGGTGACAGCAGCCCGCGATGAGTTAcatctgctctctctgcccccccccttcccctttctccccccgcTCCACTCGCCCCTCCCCGCCGGCTCCCTGCAGGGCAAGCGCCTGGCTGGGGAACCATGTCCAACAACATGGCCAAGATCGCCGAGGCCCGCAAGACGGTGGAGCAGCTCAAGCTGGAGGTGAACATCGACCGCATGAAGGTGTGActctccccccccgcctcctcctcaCATGGGCGTGCAAGCCCCGCCCCCGTGCCACTGTCTCCACTGCTGTAGAAGCCCCACCCCTAATGCCATCCCCTCTGCATgatgtggggggagctcccggctactccagcTCCGGCCTCTCCCagaagggggcgctgtggggagcggggcaggggagctggctgtggggggagctcccggatACTCCAGctctggcctctcccagcagggggcactgtggggagcagggcaggagctggctgtggggggagctcccggatACTCCAGctccggcctctcccagcagggggcgctgtgggcagcggggcaggggagctggctgtggggggagctcccggatACTCCAGctccggcctctcccagcagggggcgctgtgggcagcggggcaggggagctggctgtggggggagctcccggatACTCCAGctccggcctctcccagcagggggcgctgtgggcagcggggcaggggagctggctgtggggggagctcccggatACTCCAGctccggcctctcccagcagggggcgctgtggggagtggggcaggagctggctgtggggggagctcccggatACTCCCGCCCTGGcctcgcccagcagggggcgctgtggggagtggggcaggagctggctgtggggggagctcccggatACTCCCGCCCTGGCCTCTCCcaacagggggcgctgtggggagtggggcaggagctggctgtggggggagctcccggatactccagccccggcctctcccagcagggggcgctgtggggagtggggcaggagctggctgtggggggagctcccggatACTCCCGCCCTGGcctcgcccagcagggggcgctgtggggagtggggcaggagctggctgtggggggagctcccggatactccagccccggcctctcccagcagggggcgctgtggggagtggggcaggagctggctgtggggggagctcccggatactccagccccggcctctcccagcagggggcgctgtggggagtggggcaggagctggctgtggggggagcactGGCTGGGAGATCGCCCAGTGGCTCtgtggccagcagagggtgctctccctgggctccagctggcgTGGTTAACCCTTTCCTCCCCGTGGCAGGTGTCAAAGGCGGCGGCGGATTTGCTGGCCTACTGCGAGGCGCACGCCAAAGAGGACCCGCTGGTGACCCCGGTGCCCTCCTTGGAGAACCCCTTCCGCGAAAAGCGGCTCTTCTGCATCGTGCTGTGAGCCCTGCGGCCAGCGACtcagcgcacccccccccccccgggctgcagcTCCAGAGCGGCACCGCTAGCTTTAGCGTAGGGGAGCGGAGAGTGGGTCAGAGACCAGCGAGGGGGGACACTGGGGCTGCAAACCCTGACTGACCTGGGGAGTCTGCTTCacctgtcctcctcccccccccccccccagtgaacaTTATCTCTGACGATTCACCCTTGGCTGTTG
It contains:
- the GNG8 gene encoding guanine nucleotide-binding protein G(I)/G(S)/G(O) subunit gamma-8; this encodes MSNNMAKIAEARKTVEQLKLEVNIDRMKVSKAAADLLAYCEAHAKEDPLVTPVPSLENPFREKRLFCIVL